In Cystobacter ferrugineus, the following proteins share a genomic window:
- a CDS encoding fibronectin type III domain-containing protein produces MFPRALGGGLAASLALLPLAAWSQQTDTTPPSPGTVWDGIGIDRDELDYAGILQADWGQSPRFSDPESDIIAYSIGVGTRPCSTEVHAYKSVGLILSYTLFDLNLIPGQRYYVTIRATNGAGLATHVSSDGVLILPKDGNTDGAPAPLPGGECTPGGPIPTPDAGSDGGAPDTPPDAGSPPDAGISPDAGTPDDGGTLEAPLGWGCTTGGPGGLAMMALSVLGLVIRLRRVRPR; encoded by the coding sequence GTGTTCCCTCGTGCTCTCGGCGGCGGCCTGGCCGCCAGTCTCGCCCTTCTCCCGCTCGCCGCCTGGAGCCAACAGACAGACACCACGCCACCGAGTCCGGGGACCGTCTGGGATGGAATCGGCATCGATCGGGACGAGCTGGACTACGCCGGCATCCTTCAGGCCGACTGGGGCCAGTCGCCTCGCTTCTCCGATCCCGAGTCGGACATCATTGCCTATTCGATAGGCGTCGGTACCCGGCCGTGTAGCACCGAGGTGCACGCGTACAAATCCGTCGGGCTGATCTTGTCGTACACCCTGTTCGACCTCAACCTCATCCCCGGGCAGCGCTACTACGTCACCATCCGCGCGACCAACGGCGCGGGATTGGCCACCCATGTGTCCTCGGATGGTGTCCTCATCCTGCCCAAGGACGGAAACACGGACGGAGCACCCGCCCCGCTTCCCGGCGGGGAGTGCACCCCGGGGGGCCCCATCCCCACCCCCGACGCGGGGTCCGATGGCGGTGCTCCGGACACTCCGCCGGACGCGGGAAGCCCTCCCGACGCGGGAATCTCCCCCGACGCGGGCACACCCGATGACGGCGGCACGTTGGAGGCGCCCCTGGGCTGGGGCTGCACCACGGGCGGCCCCGGGGGACTCGCGATGATGGCCCTGTCGGTGCTCGGGCTCGTCATCCGCCTCCGGCGTGTCCGGCCACGGTGA
- a CDS encoding carbon-nitrogen hydrolase family protein — protein sequence MTTPPRFKAAAVQAAPAFLDLDAGVDKAERLIAEAASQGAALIAFPETWLPGYPFWIWLGAPAWGMRFVQRYFDQSLMVDGPHMARLREAARRHGIHVVMGYSERSGSSLYMGQALIGPEGGLIAARRKLKPTHAERTVFGEGDGGDLKVHTTALGRLGALNCWEHVQPLVKQAMFTQGEQLHVGSWPSFSLYRDMAYALGPEVNLAASRMYAVEGSCFVIGACATVSEEMTALLCDAPDRAKMLLPGGGFSMIFGPDGRPLAQPLDERAEGLVYADIDLGLIPLAKAVADPVGHYSRPDVLRLMFNATPHQLTERFDGRFDTEPNQAGKP from the coding sequence ATGACGACTCCTCCCCGATTCAAGGCCGCGGCCGTGCAGGCCGCTCCCGCGTTCCTCGATCTCGACGCCGGTGTGGACAAGGCCGAGCGCCTCATCGCCGAGGCCGCCAGCCAGGGGGCCGCGCTCATCGCCTTCCCGGAGACGTGGCTGCCCGGCTATCCGTTCTGGATCTGGCTCGGCGCGCCCGCGTGGGGCATGCGCTTCGTGCAGCGCTACTTCGACCAATCGCTCATGGTGGACGGTCCGCACATGGCGCGGCTGCGCGAGGCGGCCCGGCGCCACGGCATCCACGTGGTGATGGGCTACAGCGAGCGCTCCGGGTCCAGCCTCTACATGGGCCAGGCCCTCATCGGCCCGGAGGGCGGACTCATCGCCGCGCGGCGCAAGCTCAAGCCCACGCACGCCGAGCGCACGGTGTTCGGCGAGGGTGATGGTGGAGACCTGAAGGTGCACACCACGGCGCTCGGCCGGTTGGGCGCGCTCAACTGCTGGGAGCACGTCCAGCCGCTGGTGAAGCAGGCGATGTTCACCCAGGGCGAGCAGCTCCACGTGGGCTCCTGGCCCAGCTTCTCGCTGTACCGCGACATGGCGTACGCGCTCGGCCCCGAGGTGAACCTCGCCGCCAGCCGCATGTACGCGGTGGAGGGCAGTTGCTTCGTCATCGGCGCGTGCGCCACGGTCTCCGAGGAGATGACGGCGCTGCTGTGCGATGCACCGGACCGGGCGAAGATGCTGCTGCCCGGAGGTGGCTTCTCGATGATCTTCGGCCCGGATGGCCGGCCCCTGGCGCAGCCGCTGGACGAGCGCGCCGAGGGGCTCGTGTACGCGGACATCGACCTGGGGCTCATCCCGCTCGCCAAGGCCGTGGCCGACCCCGTGGGGCACTACTCGCGTCCGGACGTGCTCCGACTGATGTTCAACGCCACCCCCCATCAACTCACGGAGCGCTTCGACGGGCGCTTCGACACGGAACCGAACCAGGCCGGCAAGCCCTGA
- a CDS encoding CHAT domain-containing protein produces the protein MHLLGPGFDADALHALARRLKTAAEGGMPLEPELARQVQALHRALIQGDLQAVLERLREASDGGPVLLRFMLQDADLQGFPWEALCEPGRDFEFLGNSASLLPVRGVRSPEPWQPREVRGAVRLLAIAPLHPHSLSRLQGTLHESLASGEIEWLEPLTGPRSRKAALFERLRRQPEPHILHFIGHGGLHEGRPVLRLADEEDEESWVSVELLAQQLHGAWGQGPLRLIVLEACEGASPGALASAAELLARTAADAVVAYLWPVRMDVALRCSRAFYRALTRAAREEGDVALSLNEARRSVLAELEGSAEAFSPVLYLRGRDPVLFDFKARKVSPPPLAATTRTEVSPPPAALGRLLEQPFTLLLGNRWEEEAPDFRGLRERLQGELTQKELPVPYELPLSTLAQHFALRIGQEELDYEFQEVFGQAHFMPPLVRLLARRLGPGVHITLLRLPVLEQAIAEQHPRLTLYVIQPSSNADGHAVMMRREAGAVRWERLRQVPSGLEPERDVVVLRLCSGYLPAHLFSRPLLTEDDYLLGVRGLSSLLPFELVEPIQSALSLHPLLLVGMSMLDWSHRMLLYQLFGKRTLMRGSMAVLDPSGREQELWEEGRGLPGKTGVRACESTDEALEDWLEALAAEGRG, from the coding sequence GGCCCGTCCTGCTGCGGTTCATGCTCCAGGATGCGGACCTCCAAGGCTTCCCCTGGGAGGCCCTCTGTGAGCCCGGAAGGGACTTCGAGTTCCTGGGGAACTCGGCGAGCCTGTTGCCGGTGCGAGGCGTGCGCTCGCCCGAGCCCTGGCAACCGCGCGAGGTGCGGGGCGCGGTGCGGCTGCTCGCCATCGCGCCGCTGCACCCCCACTCCCTCTCCCGGTTGCAGGGGACGCTTCACGAGAGTCTCGCCTCGGGCGAGATCGAGTGGCTCGAGCCCCTCACGGGACCCAGGTCCCGCAAGGCCGCGCTCTTCGAGCGCCTGAGGCGCCAGCCCGAGCCTCACATCCTCCACTTCATCGGACACGGGGGCCTGCACGAGGGAAGACCCGTCCTGCGGCTGGCGGACGAGGAGGACGAGGAGAGCTGGGTCTCGGTGGAGTTGCTGGCGCAGCAGCTCCATGGGGCATGGGGCCAGGGTCCCTTGCGGCTCATCGTCCTGGAGGCCTGTGAGGGAGCGAGCCCTGGCGCCCTGGCGAGCGCGGCGGAGCTGCTGGCGCGCACCGCGGCGGATGCGGTGGTCGCCTACCTCTGGCCGGTGCGGATGGACGTGGCCCTTCGCTGCTCGCGTGCGTTCTACCGCGCGCTCACGCGTGCGGCCCGGGAAGAGGGCGACGTGGCGCTCAGCCTCAACGAGGCCCGGCGCAGCGTCCTGGCGGAGCTGGAGGGGAGTGCCGAGGCGTTCTCCCCCGTGCTGTACCTGCGTGGCCGCGATCCGGTGCTGTTCGATTTCAAGGCGCGCAAGGTCTCGCCCCCGCCCCTGGCGGCTACCACCCGGACGGAGGTGTCCCCACCGCCCGCCGCCCTGGGGCGGCTGCTGGAGCAACCCTTCACGTTGCTGTTGGGAAATCGCTGGGAGGAAGAGGCGCCCGACTTCCGAGGCCTGCGCGAGCGGCTCCAGGGCGAGCTCACCCAGAAGGAGCTCCCCGTGCCATACGAGCTGCCACTGAGCACCCTGGCGCAGCACTTCGCGCTGCGCATCGGGCAGGAGGAGCTGGACTACGAGTTCCAGGAGGTGTTCGGCCAGGCGCACTTCATGCCGCCCCTGGTGCGTCTGTTGGCACGCCGGCTCGGGCCCGGGGTGCACATCACCCTGCTGCGCCTGCCCGTGCTGGAACAGGCCATCGCCGAGCAGCATCCGCGGCTCACGCTCTACGTCATCCAGCCTTCGTCGAACGCGGACGGACACGCCGTGATGATGCGGCGCGAGGCGGGCGCCGTTCGCTGGGAGCGGTTGCGCCAGGTCCCGAGCGGATTGGAGCCCGAGCGGGACGTGGTGGTGCTCCGGCTCTGCTCCGGCTACCTGCCGGCCCACCTCTTCAGCCGGCCGCTGCTCACCGAGGACGATTACCTGCTGGGCGTCCGCGGCCTGTCGAGCCTGCTGCCCTTCGAGCTCGTCGAGCCCATCCAGAGCGCCCTGAGCCTGCATCCGCTCCTGCTCGTCGGGATGTCCATGTTGGACTGGAGCCACCGGATGCTGCTCTACCAGCTCTTCGGCAAGCGCACGCTGATGCGCGGCAGCATGGCCGTCCTCGATCCCAGCGGTCGCGAGCAGGAGTTGTGGGAGGAGGGCAGGGGACTGCCTGGAAAGACCGGGGTGAGGGCGTGTGAATCGACGGATGAGGCGCTGGAGGACTGGCTCGAGGCGCTGGCGGCCGAGGGGAGGGGATGA